A genomic stretch from Mastacembelus armatus chromosome 12, fMasArm1.2, whole genome shotgun sequence includes:
- the znf618 gene encoding zinc finger protein 618 isoform X1 → MSAKEAPKPGKEQADGGSAATDGLSPTLASATKNTSPPPVTVKKEPGTSETSNGKVGDANPAEICVVIGGNDGGTSGGGSRRAQTEGMFALGTPPPTKSTDSCIGSYVCGVCGKKYKYYNCFQTHVRAHRESESMVGDGLPQTPNSSFRYSCDICGKKYKYYSCFQEHRDLHAVDDPYEQVVLPVDGLKEEEPVEPYQKIGPREKAFAHLRRDRGFNRQQRVTLQTQLAVLAETGSYVCEFCGKQYKYFNPYQEHVALHTPMGSFDMKASRAQECGSIDMSKFSHSQAGKIKNSPFRRKLESAIQSSLADTNSSQNSSGTPSPLVASSYSTTQKPYTCGACGIQFQFYNNLLEHMQSHAADNENHTKGDSPKTSSASGPQEQLWRGSQAQAHSSNKLQIQPQSISQRNHTLSPNNGLPEKERQQVAERLLRVICSDLSMLNVLNSKDFLKLAQTLVDTGARHGAYSTRDALGNMSALALRQLPRMYNQVKVKVTCALGSNASLGIAVTCHSQTTGPDACYVLTAYQVEGSRLKRYVLGVREAELREGPEQVHHWVQNVLSEFVMSDIRTVYVSEPRVWAAGFAGSPLGGTGRGRICLRCAGCSLGAVVQAVLGKRSLQARGLHELAELLSTCRDIASSTTLALREEQCTNASTNTTEEGTQGSPAQCPTPPCWDRMAEALLQVHAHFEQICEAYGRSKATAPLLQGLNKHLLGTLACLLAPLRLAALELSSQRRPTLQQVLPVYLRLEKFFTSKAGEAGTGTASKLCHYFLEALKENFKVERAHQVAMVLDPQLKLRSVPAYQHEDIISRACEMAAETRDGGVTGGGGSGGEERDTDGPPTPKISRIEGSGKNCGTSRGASSSCTVSGNDESQSQVRQEIFQYLAEPLLQGTPDLFQYWSSAVGEKFPKLARLALWLLAVPAVGIRSECVTVCEQSLAMKRRQQVTTEEMNKLIFLRSNIG, encoded by the exons ATGAGTGCAAAAGAGGCACCCAAGCCTGGGAAGGAGCAGGCGGACGGTGGGAGTGCAGCCACAGATGGCCTCTCACCAACCTTAGCCTCAGCGACCAAGAATACTAGTCCACCACCTGTCACAGTAAAGAAAGAGCCTGGCACCTCAGAGACCAGCAACGGAAAAGTGGGTGATGCTAACCCTGCTGAGATCTGTGTTGTCATCGGAGGAAATGATGGAGGAACCAGTGGCGGTGGATCTCGCAGAGCTCAGACCGAGGGTATGTTTGCCCTTGGTACTCCTCCTCCAACGAAGAGCACAGACTCATGCATAG gTTCCTATGTATGTGGCGTATGTGGGAAGAAATACAAGTATTATAACTGTTTTCAGACACACGTCAGGGCACACAGAG AATCAGAGAGCATGGTTGGAGATGGTCTACCCCAGACACCCAACA GTAGCTTCCGTTACTCCTGTGACATCTGTGGTAAGAAGTATAAATACTACAGCTGCTTCCAAGAGCACCGTGACCTGCACGCAGTTGATG ACCCTTATGAGCAGGTAGTCCTACCTGTGGATGGCCTTAAAGAGGAGGAGCCAGTTGAACCCTATCAGAAAATTGGACCAA GGGAAAAAGCATTCGCCCACCTACGCAGAGACCGTGGGTTCAACCGACAGCAGCGGGTGACCCTTCAAACACAATTGGCAGTGCTGGCAG aaACTGGGAGCTATGTTTGTGAGTTCTGTGGGAAGCAGTACAAGTATTTCAATCCATACCAGGAGCATGTCGCACTTCATACACCAATGG GCTCCTTTGATATGAAGGCATCAAGGGCACAGGAATGTGGTAGCATCGATATGAGTAAATTTAGCCACAGCCAAGCtggtaaaataaaaa ACAGTCCATTCAGGCGGAAACTGGAGAGTGCAATTCAGTCTAGTCTGGCTGACACAAACAGCTCGCAAAATTCAAGTG GAACTCCGAGCCCTCTGGTGGCCAGCTCCTACTCTACAACACAGA AACCCTACACTTGTGGTGCGTGTGGCATCCAGTTCCAGTTCTACAACAACCTGCTGGAGCACATGCAGTCCCATGCTG CTGACAATGAGAACCACACCAAAGGTGACTCTCCCAAAACCTCCTCAGCCTCGGGTCCTCAGGAGCAGCTGTGGAGAGGTTCTCAGGCTCAGGCCCATTCCTCAAACAAACTACAAATTCAGCCTCAAAGTATCTCCCAGAGAAACCACACTCTCAGCC CGAATAATGGACTACCTGAGAAAGAGCGACAGCAGGTGGCTGAGCGCCTATTACGGGTAATCTGTTCAGATCTGAGCATGCTAAATGTGCTCAACAGTAAAGACTTCCTGAAGTTGGCACAAACCCTAGTGGATACGGGTGCTCGTCATGGTGCCTACTCCACCCGTGATGCTCTTGGCAACATGAGTGCCTTGGCACTGCGCCAGCTGCCCCGCATGTACAACCAAGTGAAAGTCAAGGTCACATGTGCTCTTGGCTCCAATGCTTCACTTGGCATTGCTGTCACCTGCCATTCCCAGACAACTGGCCCAGATGCTTGCTATGTTCTAACAGCCTACCAGGTTGAGGGGTCAAGACTGAAGCGCTATGTTCTTGGTGTGAGAGAGGCTGAACTGAGAGAAGGTCCTGAGCAGGTTCATCACTGGGTGCAGAATGTGCTGTCTGAGTTCGTGATGTCAGATATTCGCACAGTGTATGTGTCAGAGCCCAGAGTTTGGGCAGCAGGGTTTGCAGGATCACCACTGGGCGGCACTGGCCGGGGGAGGATATGTTTGCGATGCGCAGGATGCTCACTTGGTGCGGTTGTCCAGGCTGTTCTTGGCAAACGCAGCCTACAAGCTCGAGGTCTCCATGAGTTGGCTGAGCTTCTTTCAACATGCAGAGATATTGCCTCCTCCACCACACTGGCACTTCGGGAGGAACAGTGCACCAACGCGTCCACAAACACCACTGAGGAAGGTACACAGGGCAGCCCTGCACAGTGCCCCACTCCTCCTTGTTGGGATCGCATGGCTGAAGCTCTTCTGCAGGTCCATGCCCACTTTGAACAGATTTGCGAGGCTTATGGGCGGAGTAAGGCCACGGCTCCACTCCTACAAGGTCTCAACAAGCATCTGCTAGGCACACTGGCTTGTTTGCTGGCACCTTTGCGGCTTGCAGCTCTGGAGTTGAGCAGCCAAAGAAGACCAACTTTACAGCAGGTGCTGCCTGTCTATCTACGCTTGGAGAAGTTTTTTACGTCCAAAGCTGGAGAGGCTGGTACAGGCACAGCTAGCAAACTCTGCCACTATTTCCTAGAAGCACTAAAAGAAAACTTCAAG GTTGAACGAGCACACCAGGTAGCCATGGTCCTGGACCCACAGCTCAAGCTGCGTTCAGTGCCAGCCTACCAGCACGAAGATATAATCTCCCGTGCATGCGAAATGGCTGCTGAAACCAGGGATGGAGGTGTGACAGGTGGTGGAGGTTCAGGTGGTGAAGAACGGGATACCGATGGCCCACCAACCCCTAAAATAAGCCGCATAGAGGGCAGTGGAAAGAATTGTGGCACCTCCAGAGGGGCGTCCTCATCTTGCACAGTGTCGGGCAATGATGAGAGCCAGAGCCAGGTTAGACAAGAAATTTTTCAGTACCTGGCTGAGCCCCTTCTTCAAGGCACACCTGATCTCTTTCAGTACTGGAGCTCAGCAGTGGGTGAGAAGTTTCCAAAGCTTGCTCGCCTGGCACTGTGGCTCCTTGCTGTTCCTGCTGTGGGCATACGCAGCgagtgtgtgacagtgtgtgagcAGAGCCTGGCTATGAAGAGGAGGCAGCAGGTAACCACTGAGGAAATGAACAAACTCATTTTTCTTCGCTCTAACATAGGCTAG
- the znf618 gene encoding zinc finger protein 618 isoform X5, translating into MSAKEAPKPGKEQADGGSAATDGLSPTLASATKNTSPPPVTVKKEPGTSETSNGKVGDANPAEICVVIGGNDGGTSGGGSRRAQTEGMFALGTPPPTKSTDSCIGSYVCGVCGKKYKYYNCFQTHVRAHRESESMVGDGLPQTPNSSFRYSCDICGKKYKYYSCFQEHRDLHAVDDPYEQVVLPVDGLKEEEPVEPYQKIGPKTGSYVCEFCGKQYKYFNPYQEHVALHTPMDSPFRRKLESAIQSSLADTNSSQNSSGTPSPLVASSYSTTQKPYTCGACGIQFQFYNNLLEHMQSHAADNENHTKGDSPKTSSASGPQEQLWRGSQAQAHSSNKLQIQPQSISQRNHTLSPNNGLPEKERQQVAERLLRVICSDLSMLNVLNSKDFLKLAQTLVDTGARHGAYSTRDALGNMSALALRQLPRMYNQVKVKVTCALGSNASLGIAVTCHSQTTGPDACYVLTAYQVEGSRLKRYVLGVREAELREGPEQVHHWVQNVLSEFVMSDIRTVYVSEPRVWAAGFAGSPLGGTGRGRICLRCAGCSLGAVVQAVLGKRSLQARGLHELAELLSTCRDIASSTTLALREEQCTNASTNTTEEGTQGSPAQCPTPPCWDRMAEALLQVHAHFEQICEAYGRSKATAPLLQGLNKHLLGTLACLLAPLRLAALELSSQRRPTLQQVLPVYLRLEKFFTSKAGEAGTGTASKLCHYFLEALKENFKVERAHQVAMVLDPQLKLRSVPAYQHEDIISRACEMAAETRDGGVTGGGGSGGEERDTDGPPTPKISRIEGSGKNCGTSRGASSSCTVSGNDESQSQVRQEIFQYLAEPLLQGTPDLFQYWSSAVGEKFPKLARLALWLLAVPAVGIRSECVTVCEQSLAMKRRQQVTTEEMNKLIFLRSNIG; encoded by the exons ATGAGTGCAAAAGAGGCACCCAAGCCTGGGAAGGAGCAGGCGGACGGTGGGAGTGCAGCCACAGATGGCCTCTCACCAACCTTAGCCTCAGCGACCAAGAATACTAGTCCACCACCTGTCACAGTAAAGAAAGAGCCTGGCACCTCAGAGACCAGCAACGGAAAAGTGGGTGATGCTAACCCTGCTGAGATCTGTGTTGTCATCGGAGGAAATGATGGAGGAACCAGTGGCGGTGGATCTCGCAGAGCTCAGACCGAGGGTATGTTTGCCCTTGGTACTCCTCCTCCAACGAAGAGCACAGACTCATGCATAG gTTCCTATGTATGTGGCGTATGTGGGAAGAAATACAAGTATTATAACTGTTTTCAGACACACGTCAGGGCACACAGAG AATCAGAGAGCATGGTTGGAGATGGTCTACCCCAGACACCCAACA GTAGCTTCCGTTACTCCTGTGACATCTGTGGTAAGAAGTATAAATACTACAGCTGCTTCCAAGAGCACCGTGACCTGCACGCAGTTGATG ACCCTTATGAGCAGGTAGTCCTACCTGTGGATGGCCTTAAAGAGGAGGAGCCAGTTGAACCCTATCAGAAAATTGGACCAA aaACTGGGAGCTATGTTTGTGAGTTCTGTGGGAAGCAGTACAAGTATTTCAATCCATACCAGGAGCATGTCGCACTTCATACACCAATGG ACAGTCCATTCAGGCGGAAACTGGAGAGTGCAATTCAGTCTAGTCTGGCTGACACAAACAGCTCGCAAAATTCAAGTG GAACTCCGAGCCCTCTGGTGGCCAGCTCCTACTCTACAACACAGA AACCCTACACTTGTGGTGCGTGTGGCATCCAGTTCCAGTTCTACAACAACCTGCTGGAGCACATGCAGTCCCATGCTG CTGACAATGAGAACCACACCAAAGGTGACTCTCCCAAAACCTCCTCAGCCTCGGGTCCTCAGGAGCAGCTGTGGAGAGGTTCTCAGGCTCAGGCCCATTCCTCAAACAAACTACAAATTCAGCCTCAAAGTATCTCCCAGAGAAACCACACTCTCAGCC CGAATAATGGACTACCTGAGAAAGAGCGACAGCAGGTGGCTGAGCGCCTATTACGGGTAATCTGTTCAGATCTGAGCATGCTAAATGTGCTCAACAGTAAAGACTTCCTGAAGTTGGCACAAACCCTAGTGGATACGGGTGCTCGTCATGGTGCCTACTCCACCCGTGATGCTCTTGGCAACATGAGTGCCTTGGCACTGCGCCAGCTGCCCCGCATGTACAACCAAGTGAAAGTCAAGGTCACATGTGCTCTTGGCTCCAATGCTTCACTTGGCATTGCTGTCACCTGCCATTCCCAGACAACTGGCCCAGATGCTTGCTATGTTCTAACAGCCTACCAGGTTGAGGGGTCAAGACTGAAGCGCTATGTTCTTGGTGTGAGAGAGGCTGAACTGAGAGAAGGTCCTGAGCAGGTTCATCACTGGGTGCAGAATGTGCTGTCTGAGTTCGTGATGTCAGATATTCGCACAGTGTATGTGTCAGAGCCCAGAGTTTGGGCAGCAGGGTTTGCAGGATCACCACTGGGCGGCACTGGCCGGGGGAGGATATGTTTGCGATGCGCAGGATGCTCACTTGGTGCGGTTGTCCAGGCTGTTCTTGGCAAACGCAGCCTACAAGCTCGAGGTCTCCATGAGTTGGCTGAGCTTCTTTCAACATGCAGAGATATTGCCTCCTCCACCACACTGGCACTTCGGGAGGAACAGTGCACCAACGCGTCCACAAACACCACTGAGGAAGGTACACAGGGCAGCCCTGCACAGTGCCCCACTCCTCCTTGTTGGGATCGCATGGCTGAAGCTCTTCTGCAGGTCCATGCCCACTTTGAACAGATTTGCGAGGCTTATGGGCGGAGTAAGGCCACGGCTCCACTCCTACAAGGTCTCAACAAGCATCTGCTAGGCACACTGGCTTGTTTGCTGGCACCTTTGCGGCTTGCAGCTCTGGAGTTGAGCAGCCAAAGAAGACCAACTTTACAGCAGGTGCTGCCTGTCTATCTACGCTTGGAGAAGTTTTTTACGTCCAAAGCTGGAGAGGCTGGTACAGGCACAGCTAGCAAACTCTGCCACTATTTCCTAGAAGCACTAAAAGAAAACTTCAAG GTTGAACGAGCACACCAGGTAGCCATGGTCCTGGACCCACAGCTCAAGCTGCGTTCAGTGCCAGCCTACCAGCACGAAGATATAATCTCCCGTGCATGCGAAATGGCTGCTGAAACCAGGGATGGAGGTGTGACAGGTGGTGGAGGTTCAGGTGGTGAAGAACGGGATACCGATGGCCCACCAACCCCTAAAATAAGCCGCATAGAGGGCAGTGGAAAGAATTGTGGCACCTCCAGAGGGGCGTCCTCATCTTGCACAGTGTCGGGCAATGATGAGAGCCAGAGCCAGGTTAGACAAGAAATTTTTCAGTACCTGGCTGAGCCCCTTCTTCAAGGCACACCTGATCTCTTTCAGTACTGGAGCTCAGCAGTGGGTGAGAAGTTTCCAAAGCTTGCTCGCCTGGCACTGTGGCTCCTTGCTGTTCCTGCTGTGGGCATACGCAGCgagtgtgtgacagtgtgtgagcAGAGCCTGGCTATGAAGAGGAGGCAGCAGGTAACCACTGAGGAAATGAACAAACTCATTTTTCTTCGCTCTAACATAGGCTAG
- the znf618 gene encoding zinc finger protein 618 isoform X6 — MSAKEAPKPGKEQADGGSAATDGLSPTLASATKNTSPPPVTVKKEPGTSETSNGKVGDANPAEICVVIGGNDGGTSGGGSRRAQTEGSYVCGVCGKKYKYYNCFQTHVRAHRESESMVGDGLPQTPNSSFRYSCDICGKKYKYYSCFQEHRDLHAVDDPYEQVVLPVDGLKEEEPVEPYQKIGPKTGSYVCEFCGKQYKYFNPYQEHVALHTPMGSFDMKASRAQECGSIDMSKFSHSQAGKIKNSPFRRKLESAIQSSLADTNSSQNSSGTPSPLVASSYSTTQKPYTCGACGIQFQFYNNLLEHMQSHAADNENHTKGDSPKTSSASGPQEQLWRGSQAQAHSSNKLQIQPQSISQRNHTLSPNNGLPEKERQQVAERLLRVICSDLSMLNVLNSKDFLKLAQTLVDTGARHGAYSTRDALGNMSALALRQLPRMYNQVKVKVTCALGSNASLGIAVTCHSQTTGPDACYVLTAYQVEGSRLKRYVLGVREAELREGPEQVHHWVQNVLSEFVMSDIRTVYVSEPRVWAAGFAGSPLGGTGRGRICLRCAGCSLGAVVQAVLGKRSLQARGLHELAELLSTCRDIASSTTLALREEQCTNASTNTTEEGTQGSPAQCPTPPCWDRMAEALLQVHAHFEQICEAYGRSKATAPLLQGLNKHLLGTLACLLAPLRLAALELSSQRRPTLQQVLPVYLRLEKFFTSKAGEAGTGTASKLCHYFLEALKENFKVERAHQVAMVLDPQLKLRSVPAYQHEDIISRACEMAAETRDGGVTGGGGSGGEERDTDGPPTPKISRIEGSGKNCGTSRGASSSCTVSGNDESQSQVRQEIFQYLAEPLLQGTPDLFQYWSSAVGEKFPKLARLALWLLAVPAVGIRSECVTVCEQSLAMKRRQQVTTEEMNKLIFLRSNIG; from the exons ATGAGTGCAAAAGAGGCACCCAAGCCTGGGAAGGAGCAGGCGGACGGTGGGAGTGCAGCCACAGATGGCCTCTCACCAACCTTAGCCTCAGCGACCAAGAATACTAGTCCACCACCTGTCACAGTAAAGAAAGAGCCTGGCACCTCAGAGACCAGCAACGGAAAAGTGGGTGATGCTAACCCTGCTGAGATCTGTGTTGTCATCGGAGGAAATGATGGAGGAACCAGTGGCGGTGGATCTCGCAGAGCTCAGACCGAGG gTTCCTATGTATGTGGCGTATGTGGGAAGAAATACAAGTATTATAACTGTTTTCAGACACACGTCAGGGCACACAGAG AATCAGAGAGCATGGTTGGAGATGGTCTACCCCAGACACCCAACA GTAGCTTCCGTTACTCCTGTGACATCTGTGGTAAGAAGTATAAATACTACAGCTGCTTCCAAGAGCACCGTGACCTGCACGCAGTTGATG ACCCTTATGAGCAGGTAGTCCTACCTGTGGATGGCCTTAAAGAGGAGGAGCCAGTTGAACCCTATCAGAAAATTGGACCAA aaACTGGGAGCTATGTTTGTGAGTTCTGTGGGAAGCAGTACAAGTATTTCAATCCATACCAGGAGCATGTCGCACTTCATACACCAATGG GCTCCTTTGATATGAAGGCATCAAGGGCACAGGAATGTGGTAGCATCGATATGAGTAAATTTAGCCACAGCCAAGCtggtaaaataaaaa ACAGTCCATTCAGGCGGAAACTGGAGAGTGCAATTCAGTCTAGTCTGGCTGACACAAACAGCTCGCAAAATTCAAGTG GAACTCCGAGCCCTCTGGTGGCCAGCTCCTACTCTACAACACAGA AACCCTACACTTGTGGTGCGTGTGGCATCCAGTTCCAGTTCTACAACAACCTGCTGGAGCACATGCAGTCCCATGCTG CTGACAATGAGAACCACACCAAAGGTGACTCTCCCAAAACCTCCTCAGCCTCGGGTCCTCAGGAGCAGCTGTGGAGAGGTTCTCAGGCTCAGGCCCATTCCTCAAACAAACTACAAATTCAGCCTCAAAGTATCTCCCAGAGAAACCACACTCTCAGCC CGAATAATGGACTACCTGAGAAAGAGCGACAGCAGGTGGCTGAGCGCCTATTACGGGTAATCTGTTCAGATCTGAGCATGCTAAATGTGCTCAACAGTAAAGACTTCCTGAAGTTGGCACAAACCCTAGTGGATACGGGTGCTCGTCATGGTGCCTACTCCACCCGTGATGCTCTTGGCAACATGAGTGCCTTGGCACTGCGCCAGCTGCCCCGCATGTACAACCAAGTGAAAGTCAAGGTCACATGTGCTCTTGGCTCCAATGCTTCACTTGGCATTGCTGTCACCTGCCATTCCCAGACAACTGGCCCAGATGCTTGCTATGTTCTAACAGCCTACCAGGTTGAGGGGTCAAGACTGAAGCGCTATGTTCTTGGTGTGAGAGAGGCTGAACTGAGAGAAGGTCCTGAGCAGGTTCATCACTGGGTGCAGAATGTGCTGTCTGAGTTCGTGATGTCAGATATTCGCACAGTGTATGTGTCAGAGCCCAGAGTTTGGGCAGCAGGGTTTGCAGGATCACCACTGGGCGGCACTGGCCGGGGGAGGATATGTTTGCGATGCGCAGGATGCTCACTTGGTGCGGTTGTCCAGGCTGTTCTTGGCAAACGCAGCCTACAAGCTCGAGGTCTCCATGAGTTGGCTGAGCTTCTTTCAACATGCAGAGATATTGCCTCCTCCACCACACTGGCACTTCGGGAGGAACAGTGCACCAACGCGTCCACAAACACCACTGAGGAAGGTACACAGGGCAGCCCTGCACAGTGCCCCACTCCTCCTTGTTGGGATCGCATGGCTGAAGCTCTTCTGCAGGTCCATGCCCACTTTGAACAGATTTGCGAGGCTTATGGGCGGAGTAAGGCCACGGCTCCACTCCTACAAGGTCTCAACAAGCATCTGCTAGGCACACTGGCTTGTTTGCTGGCACCTTTGCGGCTTGCAGCTCTGGAGTTGAGCAGCCAAAGAAGACCAACTTTACAGCAGGTGCTGCCTGTCTATCTACGCTTGGAGAAGTTTTTTACGTCCAAAGCTGGAGAGGCTGGTACAGGCACAGCTAGCAAACTCTGCCACTATTTCCTAGAAGCACTAAAAGAAAACTTCAAG GTTGAACGAGCACACCAGGTAGCCATGGTCCTGGACCCACAGCTCAAGCTGCGTTCAGTGCCAGCCTACCAGCACGAAGATATAATCTCCCGTGCATGCGAAATGGCTGCTGAAACCAGGGATGGAGGTGTGACAGGTGGTGGAGGTTCAGGTGGTGAAGAACGGGATACCGATGGCCCACCAACCCCTAAAATAAGCCGCATAGAGGGCAGTGGAAAGAATTGTGGCACCTCCAGAGGGGCGTCCTCATCTTGCACAGTGTCGGGCAATGATGAGAGCCAGAGCCAGGTTAGACAAGAAATTTTTCAGTACCTGGCTGAGCCCCTTCTTCAAGGCACACCTGATCTCTTTCAGTACTGGAGCTCAGCAGTGGGTGAGAAGTTTCCAAAGCTTGCTCGCCTGGCACTGTGGCTCCTTGCTGTTCCTGCTGTGGGCATACGCAGCgagtgtgtgacagtgtgtgagcAGAGCCTGGCTATGAAGAGGAGGCAGCAGGTAACCACTGAGGAAATGAACAAACTCATTTTTCTTCGCTCTAACATAGGCTAG
- the znf618 gene encoding zinc finger protein 618 isoform X4, with protein sequence MSAKEAPKPGKEQADGGSAATDGLSPTLASATKNTSPPPVTVKKEPGTSETSNGKVGDANPAEICVVIGGNDGGTSGGGSRRAQTEGMFALGTPPPTKSTDSCIGSYVCGVCGKKYKYYNCFQTHVRAHRESESMVGDGLPQTPNSSFRYSCDICGKKYKYYSCFQEHRDLHAVDDPYEQVVLPVDGLKEEEPVEPYQKIGPREKAFAHLRRDRGFNRQQRVTLQTQLAVLAETGSYVCEFCGKQYKYFNPYQEHVALHTPMDSPFRRKLESAIQSSLADTNSSQNSSGTPSPLVASSYSTTQKPYTCGACGIQFQFYNNLLEHMQSHAADNENHTKGDSPKTSSASGPQEQLWRGSQAQAHSSNKLQIQPQSISQRNHTLSPNNGLPEKERQQVAERLLRVICSDLSMLNVLNSKDFLKLAQTLVDTGARHGAYSTRDALGNMSALALRQLPRMYNQVKVKVTCALGSNASLGIAVTCHSQTTGPDACYVLTAYQVEGSRLKRYVLGVREAELREGPEQVHHWVQNVLSEFVMSDIRTVYVSEPRVWAAGFAGSPLGGTGRGRICLRCAGCSLGAVVQAVLGKRSLQARGLHELAELLSTCRDIASSTTLALREEQCTNASTNTTEEGTQGSPAQCPTPPCWDRMAEALLQVHAHFEQICEAYGRSKATAPLLQGLNKHLLGTLACLLAPLRLAALELSSQRRPTLQQVLPVYLRLEKFFTSKAGEAGTGTASKLCHYFLEALKENFKVERAHQVAMVLDPQLKLRSVPAYQHEDIISRACEMAAETRDGGVTGGGGSGGEERDTDGPPTPKISRIEGSGKNCGTSRGASSSCTVSGNDESQSQVRQEIFQYLAEPLLQGTPDLFQYWSSAVGEKFPKLARLALWLLAVPAVGIRSECVTVCEQSLAMKRRQQVTTEEMNKLIFLRSNIG encoded by the exons ATGAGTGCAAAAGAGGCACCCAAGCCTGGGAAGGAGCAGGCGGACGGTGGGAGTGCAGCCACAGATGGCCTCTCACCAACCTTAGCCTCAGCGACCAAGAATACTAGTCCACCACCTGTCACAGTAAAGAAAGAGCCTGGCACCTCAGAGACCAGCAACGGAAAAGTGGGTGATGCTAACCCTGCTGAGATCTGTGTTGTCATCGGAGGAAATGATGGAGGAACCAGTGGCGGTGGATCTCGCAGAGCTCAGACCGAGGGTATGTTTGCCCTTGGTACTCCTCCTCCAACGAAGAGCACAGACTCATGCATAG gTTCCTATGTATGTGGCGTATGTGGGAAGAAATACAAGTATTATAACTGTTTTCAGACACACGTCAGGGCACACAGAG AATCAGAGAGCATGGTTGGAGATGGTCTACCCCAGACACCCAACA GTAGCTTCCGTTACTCCTGTGACATCTGTGGTAAGAAGTATAAATACTACAGCTGCTTCCAAGAGCACCGTGACCTGCACGCAGTTGATG ACCCTTATGAGCAGGTAGTCCTACCTGTGGATGGCCTTAAAGAGGAGGAGCCAGTTGAACCCTATCAGAAAATTGGACCAA GGGAAAAAGCATTCGCCCACCTACGCAGAGACCGTGGGTTCAACCGACAGCAGCGGGTGACCCTTCAAACACAATTGGCAGTGCTGGCAG aaACTGGGAGCTATGTTTGTGAGTTCTGTGGGAAGCAGTACAAGTATTTCAATCCATACCAGGAGCATGTCGCACTTCATACACCAATGG ACAGTCCATTCAGGCGGAAACTGGAGAGTGCAATTCAGTCTAGTCTGGCTGACACAAACAGCTCGCAAAATTCAAGTG GAACTCCGAGCCCTCTGGTGGCCAGCTCCTACTCTACAACACAGA AACCCTACACTTGTGGTGCGTGTGGCATCCAGTTCCAGTTCTACAACAACCTGCTGGAGCACATGCAGTCCCATGCTG CTGACAATGAGAACCACACCAAAGGTGACTCTCCCAAAACCTCCTCAGCCTCGGGTCCTCAGGAGCAGCTGTGGAGAGGTTCTCAGGCTCAGGCCCATTCCTCAAACAAACTACAAATTCAGCCTCAAAGTATCTCCCAGAGAAACCACACTCTCAGCC CGAATAATGGACTACCTGAGAAAGAGCGACAGCAGGTGGCTGAGCGCCTATTACGGGTAATCTGTTCAGATCTGAGCATGCTAAATGTGCTCAACAGTAAAGACTTCCTGAAGTTGGCACAAACCCTAGTGGATACGGGTGCTCGTCATGGTGCCTACTCCACCCGTGATGCTCTTGGCAACATGAGTGCCTTGGCACTGCGCCAGCTGCCCCGCATGTACAACCAAGTGAAAGTCAAGGTCACATGTGCTCTTGGCTCCAATGCTTCACTTGGCATTGCTGTCACCTGCCATTCCCAGACAACTGGCCCAGATGCTTGCTATGTTCTAACAGCCTACCAGGTTGAGGGGTCAAGACTGAAGCGCTATGTTCTTGGTGTGAGAGAGGCTGAACTGAGAGAAGGTCCTGAGCAGGTTCATCACTGGGTGCAGAATGTGCTGTCTGAGTTCGTGATGTCAGATATTCGCACAGTGTATGTGTCAGAGCCCAGAGTTTGGGCAGCAGGGTTTGCAGGATCACCACTGGGCGGCACTGGCCGGGGGAGGATATGTTTGCGATGCGCAGGATGCTCACTTGGTGCGGTTGTCCAGGCTGTTCTTGGCAAACGCAGCCTACAAGCTCGAGGTCTCCATGAGTTGGCTGAGCTTCTTTCAACATGCAGAGATATTGCCTCCTCCACCACACTGGCACTTCGGGAGGAACAGTGCACCAACGCGTCCACAAACACCACTGAGGAAGGTACACAGGGCAGCCCTGCACAGTGCCCCACTCCTCCTTGTTGGGATCGCATGGCTGAAGCTCTTCTGCAGGTCCATGCCCACTTTGAACAGATTTGCGAGGCTTATGGGCGGAGTAAGGCCACGGCTCCACTCCTACAAGGTCTCAACAAGCATCTGCTAGGCACACTGGCTTGTTTGCTGGCACCTTTGCGGCTTGCAGCTCTGGAGTTGAGCAGCCAAAGAAGACCAACTTTACAGCAGGTGCTGCCTGTCTATCTACGCTTGGAGAAGTTTTTTACGTCCAAAGCTGGAGAGGCTGGTACAGGCACAGCTAGCAAACTCTGCCACTATTTCCTAGAAGCACTAAAAGAAAACTTCAAG GTTGAACGAGCACACCAGGTAGCCATGGTCCTGGACCCACAGCTCAAGCTGCGTTCAGTGCCAGCCTACCAGCACGAAGATATAATCTCCCGTGCATGCGAAATGGCTGCTGAAACCAGGGATGGAGGTGTGACAGGTGGTGGAGGTTCAGGTGGTGAAGAACGGGATACCGATGGCCCACCAACCCCTAAAATAAGCCGCATAGAGGGCAGTGGAAAGAATTGTGGCACCTCCAGAGGGGCGTCCTCATCTTGCACAGTGTCGGGCAATGATGAGAGCCAGAGCCAGGTTAGACAAGAAATTTTTCAGTACCTGGCTGAGCCCCTTCTTCAAGGCACACCTGATCTCTTTCAGTACTGGAGCTCAGCAGTGGGTGAGAAGTTTCCAAAGCTTGCTCGCCTGGCACTGTGGCTCCTTGCTGTTCCTGCTGTGGGCATACGCAGCgagtgtgtgacagtgtgtgagcAGAGCCTGGCTATGAAGAGGAGGCAGCAGGTAACCACTGAGGAAATGAACAAACTCATTTTTCTTCGCTCTAACATAGGCTAG